The stretch of DNA GTCCTCGAAGAAGGAGATCGGCCCGACGCTGACCATCTGGTGGACGGCGGGCGTCAGCGGAATCTCCGCGCCTGCCATCTGCGCGATCTTGGGGCTCCACAGCCCCGCGGCGATGACGACCTCGCCGGCCTCGACCGTCCCGCGATCGGTCTCGACGGCTTCGATCGCGCCGTCCTCGACGTGCATGTCGAGTACCTCCGTGTTCGGCGAGACGGTGAGTCCGCCGTCGGTTTCGTGATCGGCTCGCGCCCGCATCACTTCGCCGGCCCGCAGCGGGTCGCAGGTGCCGGCACCCGGGCTGTAGAACCCGCCCTCGATGATGTCGGTGTTGACGTAGGGCACCATCTCCTCGACCTCTTCGACGGTGAGCAACTCGCCGGGTTCGCCCCACGCCTTGGCCGACTGGACGCGCCGTTTCAGTTCCGCCATCCGTTCGTTGGTCCGGGCGACCTCGATTCCGCCGCTGTTCGTGAACGTGTCCATGTCCTCGTACTGCTCGATCGAGCGGCGAGTGAGGTGAGTCATCTCCTTCGAGTGCTCGACCGGCATCAGGAAGTTCGACGCGTGTCCCGTCGACCCGCCTGGATCCGGGAGCGGTCCCTTGTCCATCAGGAGAATGTCGTCTCGACCCTGTTTCGCGAGGTGGTACGCGAGGCTGTTGCCGACGATTCCGGCACCGATGATTACCGTCCCCGCACTCGAGGGAAAGTCGCTGCTCATCGTTGCTCACCACCCGTTGGGCGTGGTCGTCCGTCCGCTGTCCACAGTCGCTGTCCGTACAGTGTCATCTTCGTTGCTAGTGACCATCCCACACGCTATTAAATGGACGTATATCTGACACGCAAGTTACGTGACGAGGGAGGGAATCGTGGGACTCGAGTGTGGCAACGACGGCGCGATCGGTCGGCTGATCCGTCGTGGACCCACTCGAGCGACGAGCAAGGTCCACGGAGCCAGTGTTCGACGGACCGGATGGATCAGCCGGCGACCCACTCCACAAACTATCTGATGCATGATGTATTTTGGTCTCGAGCGAGTTGCTGGACGCGGTCGACGGCGGGCAGATTCCAACCTCGTCGTATCCGGAACGCTATGGGTGCGTCAACACTTATGAAGCGATCGAGAAAAGGTACCGATATGAGTACAGACGAGGACGAATCGATACCGTCGGACTACGAGATCGCACAGTCAGTAACCACGAACCACATCACCGACGTCGTCGAACCGTACGGCCTCGATGCGGACGACCTACAGTTGCTCGGCGAGGAGAAGGCGAAAGTCGAACTCGAGGCGATCGAACGGCTCCGGGAGGAGGGCGACCCGAAGGGCAAAACGATCCTCGTCACCGGGATGACGCCGACGCCGCTGGGCGAGGGGAAGACAGTGACGACGGTCGGGCTCGGGCAGGCGATGAACCAGCTCGGAGAGGACGCACTCGTCGCGATTCGCGAACCGTCGCTCGGGCCCGTCTTCGGCGTCAAGGGCGGGGCGGCGGGCGGCGGCTACTCCCAGGTGCTCCCAATGGAGGACATCAACCTCCACTTCACGGGCGACCTGCACGCGCTGACGTCGGCGCACAACCTCATTGCGACGATGCTGGACAACCACATCAAGCAGGGGAACGACCGCGACGTCGCGGTCAACTGGGTCAACTGGCCGCGTGCGATCGACATGAACGATCGCGTCCTCCGCGAGACGGTCGTCGGACTGGGTGGCGACGTGACCGGCATCCCCCGCGAGGACGGGTTCATCCTGACCGCTGCCTCGGAGCTGATGGCCGTCCTCTGTCTCGCCGACGGGATAGAGGACCTCAAAGAACGCATCGCGCGGATCATCGTCGCCTACGACGAGGACGGCGACCCGGTCACGGTCGACGATCTCGGCGCGACCGACGCCGCCGCAATCCTCCTGAAAGACGCCCTGAAACCCAACGTCGTCCAGACGATCGAAGGGACGCCGGCGTTCGTCCACGGCGGCCCGTTCGCCAACATCGCTCACGGAACCAACTCGCTGATCGCCGACGAGGTCGCGGCCCACCTCTCGGAGTACCTCGTCACCGAGGCCGGCTTCGGTTCGGACCTGGGCGCCGAGAAGTTCATGAACATCGTCTCCCGCTTCGGCGACGTCGAACCCGACGCCGTCGCGCTCGTCGCCTCCGTCCGCGCGCTGAAGTACCACGGCCAGGACATGTGGCCGCCGGACGTCGACGCACTCGAGGAAGAAGACGTCGACGCCGTCTACGACGGCCTCGAGAACCTGGAGAAACACGTCCGGAACCTCGAGAAGTTCGGCGTCCCGGTCGTCGTCGCGGTCAACCGCTTCCCGCAGGACACCGACGACGAGATCGAGGCAGTCGTCGAACACTGTGAAGAAGAACTCGGCGTGCCGGCCGCGGAGTCGACCGTCTTCGCCGACGGCGGCGAGGGCGGGATCGAACTCGCCGAACACCTCGTCGAGGCCGCCGACGCCGAGTCGGAGTTCGAGCCGCTGTACGACCTCGAGGCACCGATCGGGGAGAAGATCGAGACCGTCGCGACCGAGATCTACGGCGCCGACGGCGTCGAGTTCCACGGCGACGCCGAGGACGACATCGAACGGCTCACGGAACTGGGCTTCGACGACGTCCCGATCTGTATCTCGAAGACGTTTCACTCGCTGAGCGACGATTCGAGCGAGAAGGGCGTCCCCGAGGACTGGACGCTCGAGGTAAACGAGATTTACCCGTCGGCAGGGGCGGGTTTCCTCGTGGTGTTGACCGCCGACGTGCTCACGTTACCGGGGCTCCCCGCGGAGCCGGCGGCCGAAAACATGGAACTGCACTCCGACGGGAGTATTTCGGGGCTCTTCTGAGCGAGCGGTCTTCTATTCGCTCGTTTCGACCTGCCACAGCGCTCGGTACAGCGTCTGCAGGTTGCAATCACATCGGCCGACGACGTCCCGACACGTCTCGAGGTATCGCTCGTACGCCGCCGGAGACGGCTCTTCCGGGTAGGGCTCCTCGAGTTCGCCACACGCCTGCAGCGCCGCCCACTCCCGGTCGCTCAGCACCAGATAGCGGTCGGGGTCGAGAAACTGCAGGAACGCCGTCGCGACAGAGACATCGACGCCGGACAGCGCCGTCAGCGCCTCGAGTTTCGCCCCGGTCTCGTCGGCCGCGACCGCGTCGTCGATCGCGTCGTGGACGTCCTCGTACTCGTTGTCGCCGAAGGCCGCCTCCCTGCGACGGCGAGCGGCGTTGTCGTAGTCGAGGCGTCGCCGGTAGTACCACTGGACGACCCACTCGAGGTCGCGCCAGCCGTAGTCCCCGCGCGCGAGCGTCGCGGGCATGATCTCGAGATGTTCGGCCTCGACGGTCGCGAACGGATTGTCGTCGGCGTACTCGTAGGCGAGCGCGTCGACGGTGTCGGCGGTGAGTTCCATCCTGCCCGTGGGATACGGAAGCCGGCTGTGTGAACGTTTCCCTCTCGGAGCCTCGAGGCTGCAGGGCGGCGACGGCACCGGAGAAACTTTGATTGCCGTCGGCCGAGACGATACGGTATACCATGACCAGCACTCACACAGGTGATCCCGATGTCGACTGACGACCCCGATTCCGGACCGACGAAGACGATCTGTCCGTACTGTGGCGTCGGCTGTGGCATCCAGGTCAAGCAGGGGGAGGAGCCGGGTGACGTCCAGTTCATGCCGTGGGGCGACGCGCCGGTAAACGAGGGGCGGATCTGCATCAAGGGCGGCGCGGCGACGGAGGTCGTCGACCACGAGGACCGGCTCACCGACCCGCTGATCAAAGAAGACGGCGAGTTCCGCGAAGCCAGCTGGGAGGAGGCCTACGACATGGTCGTCGAGGAACTCGAGCGCATCCGCGAGGAATATCGCCCGGACGCGATGGGCTTTTTCGGCTCCTCGAAGACGATGAACGAGGAGAACTACCTCCTCCAGAAGATCGCTCGGCGGTACGGTACCAACAACGTCGACAACTGTACGCGGATGTGTCACGCCTCGACGGTCTGGGCGCTGCGGACGGGCCTGGGCGCGGGCGCGATGACCAACAGCATGGCCGACCTCGAAGAGGAGTGTGACCTGTTCTGGATCCAGGGTGCGAACCCTGGCGAACAGCATCCGATCGCGAACAGCCAGTACTTCCGCCAGGCCGTCCTCGAGGGTGCGACGGTGATCCAGGTCGACCCACACGCGAACAAGACGACACGTTCCTTCCAGATCGACGAGACGGATCGTCACCAGCACCTCCAGTTGAATCCTGGTACCGACATCCCGCTGCTGAACATCGTCCTCAAGACGATCCTCGACCACCACGAGGAACACCCGGAGGACGGCTGGATCGACGAGGAGTTCGTCGAGGCCCGCACCGAGGGGTTCGAGGATCTGAAAGAGACCCTCGAGGACTTCGACAAGGAGGCCGCCGCCGAGGAGTGCGGGCTCGACCTGGAGGCGATCGAACTGGCCGCAGAGAAGTACGCGAAAGCGGACAACGCCGCCATCTTCACCGGGATGGGGATGAGTCAGCACGCCTGTGGCGTCGACAACGTCCAAAACGAGATCAACCTCGCGTTGATCACGGGGAATCTCGGCCGACCGGGAACTGGCGTCAACCCGCTCCGGGGGCAGAACAACGTCCAGGGGACCTGTGACGTCGGCGCGATGCCGAACGTCCTCCCGGGCTATCAACTCGTGGACGACGACGAGGCCCGCACCCGCGTCGAAGATGTCTGGGGCTTCGAGGTGCCCGACGAACCGGGCCTGACGAACGTCGAGGTCTCCCACCAGTTCGGCGAGTCGGTCCACGGCCTCTACGTCATGGGCGAGAACCCCGTCATGTCCGAACCGGACGCCAACAGCGTCGCCGAGCGCATCCAGGAACTCGAGTTCATGGTAGTTCAGGACATCTTCATGACGGAGACGGCGAAGTACGCCGACGTCGTCCTGCCGGCGACGACCTGGGCCGAACGCGACGGTACCGTCACCAACACCGACCGGCGCGTCCAGCGGATGCGCGGCGTGGATAAGGTTCACGAGAACACGAAACACGACCTCGAGATCCTCTCCGAAGTTGGCTCCCGACTGTTTGGCGGCGAGGAGCCACGCTCCTCGGAGAGCCGGACGGAGTCCGGCGGAAAGTTCGACTTCGACGAGCCCGAGGAAGTGTTCGAGGAACTCCGCGAGGTCTGTCCGATCTACCACGGCATGACCTACGACAACCTCGGCGAGGAGGGACTGCACTGGCCCTGCTACCAGCCCGGCGACGAGGGCGACCCGTTCCTCTACGAACACGAGTTCGACACCGAGAGCGGCAAGGGCCACATCGAGGGCGTCACCCACCAGCCGCCGAAGGAGACGCCGGACGACGAGTATCCGCTGATCCTGACGACCGCGCGCCTCGAGGAACACTACAACACGGGGACGATGAGCCGTCGCTCGCCGACGCTGAACCGGCAGACGCCGGAGAACTTCGTCGACGTCCACCCGAACGACGCCGAACAGTACGGTATCGAGGACGGCCAGGACGTCGTCCTCAAGTCTCGGCGCGGCGAGATCACCGTCGAGGCACAGGTCACCGAGGACATCAAGGAAGGCGTCGTCTGGACGACCCCACACTTCGCGGCTGCCTCCGCAAACAGGCTGACGAACGACGTCCTCGACGAGCGAGCGAAGATCCCCGAGTACAAGGCCGCAGCCGCAGAGATCGAGGTCGGCCTCGAGCCGGCCGATTCGGAGGCGGCGGCCGACGACTGAGTCGTTCGATTACCGCTCGTCGTTCTCTCTCTTTTCGGGCAGTCTCGAGCGGATGGCGCCGACGACCGAACGGTGTCCGCGTTCGCGATCGCGGAGCGTTCCGACGAGACCGACGAGCGCGATTAGGGCGAGGAGTGCGAAGGGAGCGCCGGTTAACACGGCCATCGCCTGCAGGAGTTCGGCGCTGTCGGTGACGAGTACCGAGATGGCGACGATACCCTGGAAGATGCCCCAGAAGAGGATCGCACCGGTGGTCGGGGCGAACTCGTGTCTGGTCGCAAGTACTGCTACGACGAGCGTCGACGTATCGGCGGAGGTCGCCATGAAGACGACGATCAGCGCCAGGAAGACGAACACGAGCAACTGGCCGATCGCGAACGCCTCGAAGACCGGAAAGCCCGCGACGGCTTCGGACCGACCGTGGGCTTCGATCGCCGCGAGCGCGTCGACGGTACTCGTCTGCTGGAGGTGAAGGGAGGTAGCGCCGAGCAGGAGAAACCAGACGATCGTCGCCAGCGACGTTGCGACGAATCCCGTCAGGACGACCGTTCGAATGCGTCGTCCCCGGGAAAGCGCCGCCAGAAAGAGGCCAGCGAACGGTGCCCAGGAGAACCACCACGCCCAGTTCCAGATCGTCCAGTCGGCGACCCAGGCGTCGGCGACCAGTCCGTTCCCGAGGTGAAGACTCATCGGAACGGCGTGTCTCGCGTAGCTTTCGACCGCCTGCACACTGCTTTCCACCACGACGGTTCGTGGCGCGACGGCGAAAAACAGCGCAGCGAACAGGCCGAACAACACGACGTTGACGCCGGCGATCCGTCTGATCCCCCGGTGGACGCCGCTCTGTGCCGAAACGACGAAGACGAACGTCAATCCGGCGACGAACAGGACCGATCCCACGACGTCGAACCCGACGCCCCACTGGAAGTCGATCCCCGTGAGAAACTGGTCGCCGACGAGTGCGATCGACGTCGCGATGCCGCCGATCGTCGCGAAGACGGCGAGCAGATCGACGAGTCGGCACCAGAGCGAATCGAGGTTGTCGACGCCGAGAAACGGCGTCAGTATCGTCGACACTCGAAGCGGTGCGCCCTGCTGGTAGACGTAGTAAGCGATCGGAACACCGACGGCGATGTAGACGCTCCAGGCCCAGAATCCCCAGTGAAACAGCGCGTAGGTCAACGCCGCTTTCGCTGCCTCCTCGGAGGAGGGCTCGACCGCGAAGTACGACGGCGGCGTTTCGTAGTGAAACAACGCTTCCGCCGGCCCCCAGAAGACGATTCCGGCGGCGATACCGGCCGTGAAGAACATCGTGAAGTAGACCGGATATGTGTACGCCGGTTCGGTGTCCGACCCACCGAGTTTCACCGACCCCCACGGCCCGGCCAGCAGCGCCAGACAGAACACCACTGCGAGCAGCACGATCCCGGAAAACAGCCAGCCTGCGTACGTCGTGACGGCGGCCTGTGCAGCACTAACGATCGTGATCGTCGCCGACGGAACCAGCAACTGCCCGACGAAAAAGAGTCCGAACGCGACGACCGGAACGCCGAACGTAATCGGATCCTGCCGGGCGAGAAACCCCTCGAGAACGTCGCCGACCTCGAGTCGGCGGACACGAAGCAGGTAGTCCGAATCGAACGCTCGCTCGCGCTCGTCGCTTGCGGTCGGCAACACTGCGAGGTAGCTCAGGGCGGAGGCGAAGAACACGAGCGAGATAGTGAGCCAGGCCCGGCCGGATATCGTCTCGCCGACGAGTTCGGGGAAGAAAAACCCCGAGACGACGACGATTCCCGAGAGGACACAGAGCGGAGCCAGCAGCTTCCGGAGCATCCGTTCGGCCGTGCTGACGCCCTCGATGTCCATGTCGGCAGGTCAACAGCGGGTCCTAAATCAATTCCCCACCACCGATAGCGGTATTCCGGTTCGGGGTGGTCAGGAGTCGACTTCGTGTTCGATCGTCGCGGAACACGTCCTGTCCGTATCTCGATAGAACGTAGTTCGATCCGTAGTGACCGTGGCGGTGACTCGGACGGACTGTTGAAAGTCAGCGACAACCCGACCGAAGAGCGGTTTGCAATCGCGCCGCGCCGGTACGTTGCTACAGCACTCCGTCTCACGTATCGTCCACGTCGTCGAACAGCGACTCGGCGGATTCGTTCGCGAGAATCGACCGCCCGAGAAGTCTGCCACCGATCGCCATCGGACTGATAACCTCGTCGGCGCCGACTTGCTCGAGTTTGCCGACGTGCTGGCGGTCGTTCGCCGCGGCGACGATACGGATCTCCGGATTCGCCGTCCGTGCGGCGAGGACGGCCAGGACGTCGTTGGCGTCGTCCCGCGTCGCGACGACGACGCCCGACGCGTCGTCGATCCTGGCGTCGTGCAACGTCTCTTCGTGGGTTGGATCGTCGGTGAGGACGTTTACCTCTCGTTCGTTCAGTTCGGCAGCGTCGTCGACGTCCCGTGTGACGACTACGACGTCGGCCTCCGTCTCGAGTTCGTCGAGTAACGATTCCGTGATGTCGCTGTGCCCGAGGACCAGGACGTGGTCCTCGAGGAGGGAGAGTTCTGATGGTGTCATGTTTCCGAACGCAGTAGCCATCCGTTTCTCGATCGCCGGAACGATCAGTGATCCGATCGCGACCGTGAACGCACCCGTCCCGAAGAGGATAACCGAGAGCGAGAACCACTTCGCTTCGGTCGTCAGCGGCGTAATGTCGCCGTAACCGACGGTTGCGATCGTAACGACGACGTAGTACACCGAGTCGCCCCAGGTCTCGAGTCCGGCGAACTGATCCTGCAGAGCGTAGGAGCCGACAGTACCGTACAGGACGACGCCAACGATCGAGGACAGCGACGCGATCTGGAGTGACGAAAGCTGGATCCGCTGGTCGAATGCGTCGCGGTTGACGAGCAACAGCGGGAGTGCGACGAGAATCGAGAGCAAGAGGGGGACGTCCGTCGGCCGGAGCGTCGTCAGCGGCAAAACCGTCACCAGCGGGAGTACAAGCAGCGTGAGATACCACGTCAATCGCTTGCGTCGTTGCAGGCCGATCACGAGCGCACCGAGGACGAACGCGAGCAAGACGCCGGTAAACTGTACGACCCCTGGCTCTCCAGGAATCAGGGCCGCCAGTGGCCCGTCGTAAGTCACGTCCGGCTGACTGAGATTCGAGAGCCCGGTCACGAACGTGAGGACGGCGACGAACCCGGTCAGTACGACCGCCGTTTTCGATCCGGAGAACTCCTGCCAGTGGACGAATCGGATCCGCTCGCTGTGGTAAAACAGCCGCTCGAGCGCCGGCTCCGATGGATCTGGTGTGTCGGCGGCCACCTGTGAACGTTACAGGCCGAACTATATAGTTGATGTCGGGCTCGTTGCCGTGTGCCGGTTTCGGGCTCTGGTGTGTCATGTGGTAACGAAAGTAAGGGTTATATGTTGGCCCGTCGATACTCACGACGAGCAGAGGACGAAGACACATGTACGACAACGTTCTGATCGCGACGGACGGGAGCGACGCGACCGAGGGGTGTGTCGACTACGCACTCGAGATTGCCGACCGTACGGACGCCAAGGTACACGCGCTGTACGTGGTCGAAACGAAGGCAACCTACATCCTGACCGTCGGCCTCTCGGACGACGAACTCGAGCGATACAGGGAGTACGGCCGCGAGACCGTAACCGAAATCGTTGAACAGGTCGCCGACCGTGGGCTCGAGGGGGACGGCGTGATCAAGACGGGACGGCCGTCAGAAAAGATCGTCGAGTACGCGAACGACAACGATATCGACGTTGTCGTCGTGGGAAAGCAAGGCCACGGTGCGGTCGACAGACACCTCGGGAGTACCGCGGAAAACGTCATGCGGATGGTCGACGATGCAGCCACGGTCGTCGTCGAGAATTGAGACGGTTTGCTGTGTTTACTTCTCGTCGACCGCCGTCTGATCCGTGTGTGACTCGTCGTCGTCGCGCCAGTCGTACTGACCAGCGACTATCGGATCGTTTATTCTCGTCCGATTCGTACCCCGGCTATGTCTCGTTCGGGCGTCTCACCTGGGCCGATCGCGGAACAACTGTTCGAGAACGGGTTCCGATCGGCGGCAATCGGCGGACTTTCGCTGATCGGCTATCTCCACTGGGTCGGCGCCTTATCGCTTCTCGAGCCAGTCACTGTCGTTCTCGTGGCGCTTTTGTTCCCGATCTATCTCGTATTCGTGTCGATGCTGCTGGCGGCGTGGCTGGGCTACGACAGAGACGAAACGAACCTCCAGCGGGTAGACGGCGAGGCCGTCGACGACCCGTGGGAGCAGTGGCCATGGTGAGGTCGGCTCGGCTGGACGGAGGGAGCTGACCGGATGGAGTGGAACCTGCGGACGTTCGTTCGGCTCTTCTTGCTCGTCGGTGGCGTCGCTCTTTTCGTTACCGGCGCAGTCGGTAGCGACACACTCGACGTGGTGCTCGGGGTCGTCGCAGCGACGCTCGGTGCGGTCGGGCTTCTATCGGAGTGGAACGATACTGCGAACTGACGATACGTATAAGACTCGTCGTCTCGTTTCCCCTACATGTCCAATCTCGTCGCGACCGGTGCCACGGTACTCGCAGTGGTATTTGTCGTCGGGAGTATCATGGCCCTCTCCGCGGGGAATTATTTCGTCGCTGGAACGCTGCTTACGTTCGTCGCGTTTGCGATCTATTTCCGGGAAATCAACGTGGAGTGACGGTCGTTGCTACCCAAACTATATGATCGAGTCGTTCGAATATTTTTGTGGGCTCACGGTCATGCTAGACAATATCCTGATCGCGACGGACGGGAGTGACAAGGTGTCAGTAGCGGTCGAACACGGACTCGATCTCGCGGAGGTGTTCGGTGCGACAGTACACGCGATTTACGTCGTCGAGACGGAAGCGGCGTACATCCTCACGGTCGGCGTAAGCGACGACGAGATGGAGGAGTATCGAGAGTTCGGCGAAGAGGTGGTCACCGACGTCGTCGAACGGGCCGAACAGCGAGGGCTGGACGGCGTCGGTGTGGTCAAAACCGGGAAGATCTCACAGGAAATCGTCGA from Natronobacterium texcoconense encodes:
- a CDS encoding universal stress protein, encoding MLDNILIATDGSDKVSVAVEHGLDLAEVFGATVHAIYVVETEAAYILTVGVSDDEMEEYREFGEEVVTDVVERAEQRGLDGVGVVKTGKISQEIVEYAHENDIDNVVVAERGRGTIEKYLGSNAEKVVRMCSKPVTVVRSP
- a CDS encoding universal stress protein; this translates as MYDNVLIATDGSDATEGCVDYALEIADRTDAKVHALYVVETKATYILTVGLSDDELERYREYGRETVTEIVEQVADRGLEGDGVIKTGRPSEKIVEYANDNDIDVVVVGKQGHGAVDRHLGSTAENVMRMVDDAATVVVEN
- a CDS encoding formate--tetrahydrofolate ligase, whose product is MSTDEDESIPSDYEIAQSVTTNHITDVVEPYGLDADDLQLLGEEKAKVELEAIERLREEGDPKGKTILVTGMTPTPLGEGKTVTTVGLGQAMNQLGEDALVAIREPSLGPVFGVKGGAAGGGYSQVLPMEDINLHFTGDLHALTSAHNLIATMLDNHIKQGNDRDVAVNWVNWPRAIDMNDRVLRETVVGLGGDVTGIPREDGFILTAASELMAVLCLADGIEDLKERIARIIVAYDEDGDPVTVDDLGATDAAAILLKDALKPNVVQTIEGTPAFVHGGPFANIAHGTNSLIADEVAAHLSEYLVTEAGFGSDLGAEKFMNIVSRFGDVEPDAVALVASVRALKYHGQDMWPPDVDALEEEDVDAVYDGLENLEKHVRNLEKFGVPVVVAVNRFPQDTDDEIEAVVEHCEEELGVPAAESTVFADGGEGGIELAEHLVEAADAESEFEPLYDLEAPIGEKIETVATEIYGADGVEFHGDAEDDIERLTELGFDDVPICISKTFHSLSDDSSEKGVPEDWTLEVNEIYPSAGAGFLVVLTADVLTLPGLPAEPAAENMELHSDGSISGLF
- the fdhF gene encoding formate dehydrogenase subunit alpha encodes the protein MSTDDPDSGPTKTICPYCGVGCGIQVKQGEEPGDVQFMPWGDAPVNEGRICIKGGAATEVVDHEDRLTDPLIKEDGEFREASWEEAYDMVVEELERIREEYRPDAMGFFGSSKTMNEENYLLQKIARRYGTNNVDNCTRMCHASTVWALRTGLGAGAMTNSMADLEEECDLFWIQGANPGEQHPIANSQYFRQAVLEGATVIQVDPHANKTTRSFQIDETDRHQHLQLNPGTDIPLLNIVLKTILDHHEEHPEDGWIDEEFVEARTEGFEDLKETLEDFDKEAAAEECGLDLEAIELAAEKYAKADNAAIFTGMGMSQHACGVDNVQNEINLALITGNLGRPGTGVNPLRGQNNVQGTCDVGAMPNVLPGYQLVDDDEARTRVEDVWGFEVPDEPGLTNVEVSHQFGESVHGLYVMGENPVMSEPDANSVAERIQELEFMVVQDIFMTETAKYADVVLPATTWAERDGTVTNTDRRVQRMRGVDKVHENTKHDLEILSEVGSRLFGGEEPRSSESRTESGGKFDFDEPEEVFEELREVCPIYHGMTYDNLGEEGLHWPCYQPGDEGDPFLYEHEFDTESGKGHIEGVTHQPPKETPDDEYPLILTTARLEEHYNTGTMSRRSPTLNRQTPENFVDVHPNDAEQYGIEDGQDVVLKSRRGEITVEAQVTEDIKEGVVWTTPHFAAASANRLTNDVLDERAKIPEYKAAAAEIEVGLEPADSEAAADD
- a CDS encoding NAD-binding protein codes for the protein MAADTPDPSEPALERLFYHSERIRFVHWQEFSGSKTAVVLTGFVAVLTFVTGLSNLSQPDVTYDGPLAALIPGEPGVVQFTGVLLAFVLGALVIGLQRRKRLTWYLTLLVLPLVTVLPLTTLRPTDVPLLLSILVALPLLLVNRDAFDQRIQLSSLQIASLSSIVGVVLYGTVGSYALQDQFAGLETWGDSVYYVVVTIATVGYGDITPLTTEAKWFSLSVILFGTGAFTVAIGSLIVPAIEKRMATAFGNMTPSELSLLEDHVLVLGHSDITESLLDELETEADVVVVTRDVDDAAELNEREVNVLTDDPTHEETLHDARIDDASGVVVATRDDANDVLAVLAARTANPEIRIVAAANDRQHVGKLEQVGADEVISPMAIGGRLLGRSILANESAESLFDDVDDT
- a CDS encoding BCCT family transporter, with protein sequence MDIEGVSTAERMLRKLLAPLCVLSGIVVVSGFFFPELVGETISGRAWLTISLVFFASALSYLAVLPTASDERERAFDSDYLLRVRRLEVGDVLEGFLARQDPITFGVPVVAFGLFFVGQLLVPSATITIVSAAQAAVTTYAGWLFSGIVLLAVVFCLALLAGPWGSVKLGGSDTEPAYTYPVYFTMFFTAGIAAGIVFWGPAEALFHYETPPSYFAVEPSSEEAAKAALTYALFHWGFWAWSVYIAVGVPIAYYVYQQGAPLRVSTILTPFLGVDNLDSLWCRLVDLLAVFATIGGIATSIALVGDQFLTGIDFQWGVGFDVVGSVLFVAGLTFVFVVSAQSGVHRGIRRIAGVNVVLFGLFAALFFAVAPRTVVVESSVQAVESYARHAVPMSLHLGNGLVADAWVADWTIWNWAWWFSWAPFAGLFLAALSRGRRIRTVVLTGFVATSLATIVWFLLLGATSLHLQQTSTVDALAAIEAHGRSEAVAGFPVFEAFAIGQLLVFVFLALIVVFMATSADTSTLVVAVLATRHEFAPTTGAILFWGIFQGIVAISVLVTDSAELLQAMAVLTGAPFALLALIALVGLVGTLRDRERGHRSVVGAIRSRLPEKRENDER